The DNA window CAAAGGCGGTGGCCCATTTCCAGTGCGTAGGTAAATGCAGGATCAGTTTGCGAGCCCGATGCGCAATCCGGGCGGGAATATTGACCAGTTTCTGGCGCAGGCTGACCGTTCTGGCATTGACCAGCTTGCCACCGGCAACACTGCCTGCTGCTCGCAGCAGATTGTGGCTGATGGCCGCGATGACTAGCCAGGCCGCGTTGGCATAAAACCGCCCGGAGGGCATGTGGGCTAATGGCCCGGCTTTGAGATCAGCAAAAACCTGCTCGACGACGGCATGTTGACGGTGGACTTTGTCTGCAGCCACCGTATCCAAGACAGATTGTTCGACGGTAGTAAAGAAGGCGTGATAACGGAACGTGTCAAACAGCTGGCCTTGAGCGGCTGCCAGTTTGGTGGTATTGAGTTCCGGGATGCGGCGGACCACCAACCGGCCAGCCAGTTGCTCCTCTTGGGCTTTGGACGAGAAGGCGGTGAAATCAATTTCAGCCACCTGCGCATCAGAGATCCATCGACCCGTTTCGTCGTCATAGATCGCCTGTGGGTAATTGATCCCTCTCCAGGCCTCGGCCGGGATGTGAGCAATAGCTTTCTTCACGGCAGCGTTTTGGGGCAGGGTCACTGAGTAGTGGACTCCAGCCGCGCGGACTGCTTTGGCGACGTTGGCACTATAAAAGGCCGAATCAAACCGCGCCAACACAGGGGTATCGGGATCGATGATGCGTTTGGCAGTGGCCAGGCTGTCACTGACTAATTTGTCAGCGCCTCGCACCGAATGAGCTGCCCCTTTGCGTAACTGCTGACCAAGCACCAGCGGTGCTGCTTTGGCTGTGGAAATCGTGGCGGTCAATCCGTTGAGGCCGCGCAGTTTGTTATAGCCGATTCCAGCACCGTGTTTGTTGGGCGAAAAGACTTCAATAACCGTGTCATCCACGTCGACAAAGACCATGTCACCACCGGTGCCATCCGGTGACCTGACCGGCAACAAGTCCGTGTGGTCACTCAGGTTGGTCAGAAACCTGGAAGCGACTGCGGCTAATTGTTTCACATGCCCATGCGTGTATTCGCGCAGGTGTGAGCCCAGTGTTGAGGGCGCATACACCCGATGGAACAATGATTTCATCCCACCATGCCGCAGCAGATCCATGTCATCGATGCTGTCGGCACCAGCAGCCATCCCAGCGACCAGCGACGTGATCTTCGTCCCTGGATTCGCACCCTTATCGGCCCCAGTATTAGCCACCGTGATCCACTCATCAGCTAAACGTTTCAGCCCCGCAGACTGCGCCAACCGCAACACGGGAGCAAGCCCAGCCGACGACACGAGATTCGGTTCATCAAACGAATAGGCAATACCAGCAGCACTGTGATTGAATAGCATCTCAGAGGTGCCTTTCTGATCCTAGAAATAGTGGCGTGAACAACTACTATTATTCCAGGTCAAAAGGCACTTCTTCAGTTAAACCGCCGAACTCACACCAAATTTATCGGTGGATCCAGGCTAAGTTCTTAAACGCGCCTTTCGGCCCGAGGATCCGCTTCAGCCGACCA is part of the Corynebacterium casei LMG S-19264 genome and encodes:
- a CDS encoding IS1380 family transposase, giving the protein MLFNHSAAGIAYSFDEPNLVSSAGLAPVLRLAQSAGLKRLADEWITVANTGADKGANPGTKITSLVAGMAAGADSIDDMDLLRHGGMKSLFHRVYAPSTLGSHLREYTHGHVKQLAAVASRFLTNLSDHTDLLPVRSPDGTGGDMVFVDVDDTVIEVFSPNKHGAGIGYNKLRGLNGLTATISTAKAAPLVLGQQLRKGAAHSVRGADKLVSDSLATAKRIIDPDTPVLARFDSAFYSANVAKAVRAAGVHYSVTLPQNAAVKKAIAHIPAEAWRGINYPQAIYDDETGRWISDAQVAEIDFTAFSSKAQEEQLAGRLVVRRIPELNTTKLAAAQGQLFDTFRYHAFFTTVEQSVLDTVAADKVHRQHAVVEQVFADLKAGPLAHMPSGRFYANAAWLVIAAISHNLLRAAGSVAGGKLVNARTVSLRQKLVNIPARIAHRARKLILHLPTHWKWATAFDRLWHNTLSPPQLATP